The window CGGCGTATCTCCGTACCGTCATGATCGTGGTCTTCGTCCTGTCGGTGATCGCCGCGGTCCTCTGCACGATCGCGGTGACCCGCAGCGTCACCGGCCCGATTGGCCGGCTGGTCGAGGTGCTGCGCGGGATGGCCCGCGGTGACCTGACCGTGCGCCCGGACACCACCGGCAGCGACGAGGTGGCCGTGATGTCGCGCGCCGTCGACGAGGCGGTCGCCGGGGTGAAGACCACGGTCGCCGAGATCGTCGAGAACGGCGGCCGGCTCACCGACGCGTCGGACACCATGCGCCGGGTCAGCCACCAGATCGACAGCGCCATCGCCGAGGCCGACCAGCAGGCCGGGCTGGCCGCGGCGGCCGCCAACGGGGTCTCCGGAAACGTGCACACGGTCGCCGCCGGTACCGAGGAGATGGGCTCGGCGATCACCGAGATCTCCCGCAACGCGGCCGACGCCGCCCAGGTCGCCACCGACGCGGTGGCCGCGGCTCGGGCCACCAGCGAGACGATCAACCGGCTCGGCGAGTCGTCGGCGCAGATCGGCGACGTGATCGAGACGATCACCGCGATCGCCTCGCAGACCAACCTGCTCGCACTGAACGCCACCATCGAGGCGGCCCGGGCCGGTGAGTCGGGCAAGGGGTTCGCGGTGGTCGCCAGCGAGGTCAAGGACCTGGCCCAGGAGACCGCGCGGGCCACCGAGAAGATCTCCCAGCAGATCGCCGCGATCCAGAGCGACACCGGTCAGGCGGTCACCGCGATCGACGAGATCAGCCGGATCATCGAGCAGATCAGCGACTTCCAGACCACCATCGCCTCGGCCGTGGAGGAGCAGAGCGCCACCACCAGCGAGATGACGCGCGGGGTCAGCGAGGCCGCGAACGGTGTCACCGACATCGCCAACAGCATCGCCAGCGTCGCGCACGGCACCGCGTCCAGCCGGGAGGCGGTCGGTGAGGTGGCCCGTACCGCCGAGGACGTACAGGCGCTGGCCGACCGGCTACGGGCGTCCGCCGGCCGGTTCTCGATCTGACCCCGGGCCGATCAGGAACGGCAGCACCCCGGTGACGGTCAGGGACCGGAGCACGATGCCCCTCGGCATGGTCGTCCGGAACCCGATGCCGGCCCGCCCGGCGGCCTGCTGGGCGCCGATCAACACGTCGATGCCGGACGAGTCGCAGAAGGTCAGACCGCCGATGTCGACGACCAGCTCGCCGGGGCGGTCGGCGAGCGCCCGGGCCACCTGGTCCTGGAACATGTCGCCGGTGTCCAGATCGAGCTCACCGCGCAGGATCAGGCGGGTGGTGCCGCCGTCGTCGAGCCGGACGATCCTCATGCCGCACCACCCCGCGGGCAGGGCACCAGCTGCACCAGGACGCGCTTGCCGCCGCGGTAGTTCTCCACCGTCCAGCCCTCGGACAGCGCCTCGATCAGGGCGATGCCACGGCCACCCGCGTCGTCGGGGGCGCGTCGGCGTGGGACCACCGACGAGCCGTCGGCGACCGACACGGTCACCCGCTCGTCGTGCGACTCCAGCGCCAGCGCCACACAGCCGCCGCCGTGCCGGACCGCGTTGGTGACCAGTTCGCTGACCACGACGGCGGCCGCGTCCAGCCAGTCGGTATCCCGGAACCCCCAGCCGGCCAGCACCGCGGTCACCGCGCGGCGGGCGGCGGCGGGGGCGCCACGATCGAGTGGAACGTCCAGGTGGGCGGTTAGCTCACTCATGCAAAACCCCGAGAGTCGCCGATATGCGGCTGCACGGTACCCGTCTTCCGGCGGCGACGAAACCTCTGCCGCATTTATCATGATTTAGGCTGGCGACATGGCATCGGTGCTGGTCGTCGAGGACAACCCCGAACATCAAGCGGTGATCGCCGAGGTGGTCCGCCGCCTCGGGCACAGCGCCACCCTGGCCGGCGACGGCCGGGAGGGGCTGGCCGCCGCCATCGCCGAGCGCCCCGACCTGGTCGTCGCCGACGTCGACATGCCCCACCTGGACGGCATCCGGATGTGCCGGGCGCTGCGCGAGCACCCGGTCACCGCCACCGTCCCGGTCGTCCTGATCACCGCCTACCTGCCGCCCGGCGACACCAGCCTGGCATCGGCCGAGGCGGACGCCGTGGTGCCCAAACCGTTCAGTGTCCGGGAGCTCTCCGAGACACTGCGCACCTGTCTGGAGTCGCCGCCGGCCCGGCACGACCCGGCCTTCACCGAGGCCCTGCTGCGCAGCCTGGACGCCGGAGTGGTGGCCTGCGACCTGGACGGGCGGCTCGTGGTGATCAACCAGGCGGTCCGGGACTTCTTCGGCGACGAGAGCCTCGGCGTGCCGGCCCGCGACTGGGCCGAGCGGTTCGGGTTGCGCCGCCACGACGGCAGCCCGCTGCCACCCGACGAGGTCGCCCTCTACCGGGCGCTCGGCGGCGAGGAGATCCGGCACGACGGGGTGCTCGCCCACGACCGGCAGAACCGGCGCCGCTGGTTCGCGATCAACGCACGGCCGGTCCGGGACGCCGGCGGGCAGATCCTCGGCGCGGTCGCGGCGGTCCACGACGTCACCGCCGAGCACCACCAGCACCAGTACGAGCGGTGCAAGACCGAGGTGCTCAAGGCGCTGGTGCACGCACCGGACGCGGACCGGGCCGGCACCGAGGTGCTGCGCGCCATCTCCGGTGAGCTGGGGTGGCCGTACCTGCGGCTGTGGCTGGTCGACCCGGTGACCGACCGGCTCCGCCCGGCCGCCACCCACCTCGCCGAGGGCGCCCCGCCGATCCAGCTCCCGGCCGTGCTCGACCGCGGTCAGGGGCTGGCCGGATCGTGCTGGGCCGGTGGCGAGCCGATCTGGGTGCCCGACCTGCTGGCCCCGGACCTGCCGGTGACCGTCGAGGCCGAACACTACCGGGCCGCGGTGGCCGTCCCGGTGCGCAGCGCGGACAACGTGATAGGTGTGCTCAGCTCGTTCACCGTCGAGCACCAGGAACCCGACCCGGCCCTGACCGTGCTGCTCAGCGGCATCGCCGGGCACATCGGCGGCTACCTGGAGCGGCGCCGGGCCGAGGAGTTGTCGCACCAGCTGGCGGCCAGTATCGGCGAGTACATCGCGCTGGTCGGACACGAGCTGCGCACCCCGCTCACGTCGATCGGCACGTACACCGACCTGATCGCCGAGGAGGACGACACCACCACCGTCGGCGAGGTCCGGGAGCTGCTCGGGGTGATCGAGCGCAACAACGCCCGGCTGCGGTCCCTCGTCGAACGGCTGCTCGACCTGTCCGCCCTGGAGGCCGGGCACGCGCAGCTCACGGTCGGTGACGTGGATCTGGCGGCGGTGGTCACCGAGGCGCTGCCGGACGCGCCGATCCGGACCGACCTGCCGGCCCGGCTGGTGATCCCGGGCGATCGGGCCCGGCTGCGGCAGGTCGCCGAGAACCTGATCGGCAATGCGGTCAAGTACAGCCCCGACGGCGCCACCGTGCACGTCGCGCTGGCCGCCGACGACGACGCCGCGGTGCTGACCGTCAGCGACGCCGGCATCGGCATCCCGTCCGGGGAACGGGACCGGCTGTTCGCCCGCCTCTACCGGGCCACCAACGCCCGGCACAGCGGTATCCCGGGTGCCGGGCTGGGGCTGGCGCTCAGCCGGGCCATCGTCGAACTGCACCGCGGCACCATCACGCTGAGCGGCAACGACGGCGGCGGCACGGTCGCGACGGTCCGGCTTCCCCGTCGATCCGGGACCTCTGGCCCTGCCCGCAGGGAACACCGGGACGAGACGCTGAGGGGGAACCACTAGGAGGGGTCATGCTGGGAGGAAACATGGACGCGTGGCGCGGATTCGCGGGCACGACGTGGCGCACCGGGATCGACGTGGCCGGGTTCATCCACGACAACGTCCGGCCGTACGACGGTGACGCCGCCTTCCTGGCCGGGCCGACCGCCCGTACCACCGGGATCTGGTCGAAGCTCTCCGAGATGTTCGCGGTGGAGCGCGCGAACGGCATCTACGACGCCGACGCCACCACCCCGTCGACGATCACCGCGCACGCCCCCGGATACATCGACCGGGAGGCCGAGCTGATCGTGGGTCTGCAGACCGACGCGCCGCTGCGCCGGGCGATCATGCCGTTCGGCGGCCTGCGGATGGTCGAGGGCGGCCTCAAGGCGTACGGCCGCGAACTCGACCCGGACGTCAAGAAGGTCTTCACCACCTACCGCAAGACCCACAACGAGGGTGTCTTCGACGCCTACCCGGCCGACGTGCTCGCCGCCCGCCGCTCGCACATCATCACCGGCCTGCCCGACGCGTACGGCCGCGGCCGGATCATCGGCGACTACCGGCGGGTCGCCCTCTACGGCGTGGACCGGCTGATCGAGGAGCGCAAGGCGATCAAGGTCGCCCTGGACGCGCGCCTGTCGGTGGCCGACGTGATCCGCGACCGGGAGGAGATCTCCGAGCAGATCCGGGCGCTGGGCGAACTGAAGACGATGGCGGCGTCCTACGGCTTCGACATCGCCGGCCCGGCGACGACCGCGCAGGAGGCCGTCCAGTGGCTGTACTTCGCCTACCTGGGCGCCACCAAGGAGCAGAACGGCGCGGCCATGTCGCTCGGCCGCACCTCCACGTTCCTCGACGTCTACCTGGCCCGTGACCTGGACGAGGGCCGGATCACCGAGGAGTTCGCCCAGGAGCTGATCGACGACTTCGTGATCAAGCTGCGGATCGTCCGGTTCCTGCGCACCCCGGAGTACGACGAGCTGTTCTCCGGCGACCCGACCTGGGTGACCGAGTCGATCGGCGGCATCGGGGCGGACGACCGGCCGCTCGTCACGAAGACCAGCTTCCGGTACCTGCAGACGCTGTACAACCTGGGCCCGGCGCCGGAGCCGAACATGACGGTCCTGTGGTCGCAGCGGCTGCCGCTCGGTTTCAAGGAATTCTGCGCGCAGGTCAGCATCGACACCAGCAGCATCCAGTACGAGAACGACGACCTGCTCCGCCCCTACCTCAGTGACGACGCGGCGATCGCCTGCTGCGTGTCCGGCATGCGGGTCGGCAAGGACATGCAGTTCTTCGGCGCGCGGGCCAACCTGGCGAAGGCGCTGCTCTACGCGATCAACGGCGGCCGTGACGAGATCAGCGGCGCCCAGGTGGCACCGGCGTCGCACCCGCTCAACGATGACGTCCTCGACTACGACGAGGTGTCTCTCGCCTTCGACCACACCCTCGACTGGCTGGCCGAGGTTTACGTCGACGCGCTCAACGTCATCCACTACATGCACGACAAGTACGCCTACGAACGCCTCGAGATGGCCTTGCACGACTACCCGGTGCACCGGTTCCTGGCCACCGGGATCGCCGGCCTCTCGGTCGCCGTGGACAGCCTGTCGGCGATCAAGCACGCCCAGGTCAAGCCGGTCCGGGACGAGACCGGACTGGTCGTCGACTACGAGGTGGACGGCGACTACCCGACGTTCGGCAACAACGACGACCGGGTCGACTCGATCGCGGTGGAGCTGGTCGACCGGTTCATGGAGAAGATCCGCCGGCAGCCGATGTACCGCGGCGCCGAACCCAGCCTGTCCGTCCTCACGATCACGTCGAACGTCGTCTACGGCAAGCACACCGGCAACACGCCCGACGGCCGGCGGCTCGGCGAACCGTTCGCGCCCGGCGCCAACCCGATGAACGGCCGTGACAAGCACGGACTCGTGGCGGCCGCGCTGTCGGTGGCGAAACTGCCGTACCGCAGCGCCCGCGACGGCATCTCGCTGACCATCACCTCCACCCCGGACGGCCTCGGCCGTACGAAGGACGAGCAGGTCGGCAACCTGGTCGGGGTCCTCGACGGCTACACCGACGGGCACGGCTTCCACATGAACGTCAACGTCCTGGACCGGGCCACCCTGGAGGACGCGATGGAGCACCCGGAGAAGTACCCGCAGCTCACCATCCGGGTGTCCGGCTACGCGGTGAACTTCGTGCGGCTCACCAAGGCCCAGCAGCGCGACGTCATCTCGCGGACCTTCCACGGCTCGCTATGACCTCCACCATGACCGGAAGTGTGCACTCGTTCGACGTCTCGACCGGCGTCGACGGGCCGGGAACGCGTTTCGTCGCGTTCCTGGCCGGGTGCCCGCTGCGCTGCCAGTACTGCCACAGCCCGGACACCTGGTACCGGCGCAGCGGGCGCGAGATGGGCGCCGACGAACTGATGACCGAGATCTCGCGATACGAGCGTTTCATCAAGGTCGCCCGGGGCGGCGTCACCCTCTCCGGTGGAGAGGCACTTCAACAGCCCGATTTCGTACGGGAGATCTTCACCCGTTGCCACGAGAGAGGCCTGCACACCGCCCTGGACACCAGCGGCTACCTCGGTGCCAAGGCGTCCGACGAGCTGCTGGACGTGACCGACCTGGTGCTCCTGGACATCAAGTCCGGTGACGAGGAGACGTACCACCAGGTGACCCGGACCGGAACGCTGCAGCCGACGATCGACTTCGCGCACCGCCTGGCCGACCGTGGCATTCCGATCTGGATCCGCTTCGTCCTGGTCCCCGGTCTGACCGACACCGTGGCGAACGTCGAGGCGGTCGCCCGGATCGCCGCCTCGATCCCGACCGTGGAACGGGTGGAGGTCCTGCCGTTCCACCGCCTGGGCGCGGCCAAGTACGCGGCCCTCAACCAGCCCTTCCCACTGGCCGACACGCCGGCCCCGTCCGCCGAACTGCTGGACCGCGTCCGAGCCCAGTTCCGCTCGCACGGCCTGACCGTCTACTGAACCCCGGCCGGGTCCGGTCAGGTGACTCGGTAGGCGGTGTAACGGACCGTGTTCGCCTCGCGGATCGCGGACGCCACGAAGATGGACTGTTCCAGGTGGGACAGGGCCGGGTCGGCGGTCTCCAGCCGGACGCCGATCCGGAAGTAGTAGTCGGACGGCGGGACCGGGTCGCCGCGCAGCAGCGCCTCGAGGATCTCCGGCCGGCCGCTGCGGACACCGAAGGTACGCAGGTAGACGTGGGCGCCGGCGGCGGTGCGGGCCGAGTACCGGGTGTCGATCTCGATGCCGCCGTCCGGGCGGACGATCTGCCAGTCGGCGCCGCCGGGCAGGATCTCCGCCTCGAACCGGCCGCTCACCCGGCCGCCGACGATCGGCACCACCCGGCGATGCCCGGCCCGGGTCGTCCCGTGGTCCTCCATCGGCCCGAGCCGCACCTCGACGTCGAACGCCGCCTCCAGCCCGGGTACCGCGGGCGCGGTCACGCCGACTCGACCGGGTGAGGTGCCCAGACCGGAAGCCGGAGGTGCGACGGGCGGGCCGGATCGTGGGAGATCTCCTGCTCGGCGCGATGCGTCTCGGACGCCGACGCGGCCGGTTCGTCGGAGCCGGGGTTGCGGGCATAACGCGGGTGGGCGCCCGAGCTGACCTGGACGCTGATCCGGTGGCCGGCGGCGAACGTGTGGAACGCCGGCCACAACTCGATCGCCACCTCCTGGAAGTCGCCGTCGGCCGGGCGCACCCGGCGGATCGCGTCGCAGACGGTCATCGAACGGCCGTCCGGGTGCACGTCGCAGATCCGGACGAAGACGTCGGCGCTCGGCCGCGACGACCGGAACCGGATCCGCGCCACCGGGGTCCCGGCGATCGTCACCGGCTCGGTCAGCACGTCACCGCGGAACACCGCCACGTCGGGGCGGCTCTCGTGCGCGGCGTTGTCGACCGGGCCCTGTCGCGGTTCCAGGCTCGGGCCGCCGACCGCCGGAGTCGGGTCGTCGGGGTCGTAGACGTAACCGGTCACTCCGCCGTCCGGGACGTCCGCGTGCAGGCGACCGGTCTCGTGCAGGTGCCAGGTCCGGCCGGTGACGCCCGGCGGCGGCCAGGAGGGCAGGTCGTGCCACTGTCCCGAGCCGGTCCGGAAGGCCCGCACGAGTGCCGGGCGTTCGGTGGCCGTACCGCTGAAATGCTCTTTGAGGAACGCGGCGGCCTCGCCGACCGCGGTGGCGCCGAGTTCGCGGGCCGAATGGCCCCACGGACCGATGGTGAGTCGCGGTGCCCGGCCGACCGCGGTGAGCTGGGCGTGGTTGCGCAGTTGCCAGGGCAGGAAGATGTCGTACCAGCCGGTGATCATGTAGACCGGCGCGGTGACGTCGGTGACCGAGGCGGTGTGGGACTGGCTGGTCCAGTAGTCGTCGGTGAGCTTCTCGTGGGTGACCCAGTCCTGGTACCAGTGGATCCGGCGGCCGGTGGCGGCGACGTCGCCGTCGAGCAGCGGCAGGGTGCCGAAGCCGCGCAGCAGTCTGCGGTCCGGGCGGAGCATGCCGAGCAGCAGCGGGAGCATCTCCCGGCGGATCATCCGGCTCATCATCTGCGACCAGCCGAGCGCGTTGCGCAGCGCGAACGCGTTGTTGTCCCAGGTGATGGCCCCGAAGTCGGGCATCGTGACGACCAGGCAGAGTGCGTCGGGCGCGTTGTCCGGGTCGTCACGCTGCAGTCTCCCGGCGACCGCCCACTGGGTGTAGCCCATGTAGCTGGGCCCGAAGGTGACGACCCGGCCGGTGCACCACGGCTGGGCGCGGACCCACCGGTGGGTGGCGATGCCGTCGCGCTGTTCGTCGACCTGCGGGGTGAACGTGCCGCCCGACCCCCAGGTGCCGCGGCAGCTCTGGAACAGCACCGGGAAGCCGTACCGGGCGAGGGCCTTCGCCTCACCGGCGACCGGACCACTGCGGCCGTACGGTCCCCGGATGAGCACGACCGGCAGGTCCTCGTCGGAGCCGATCGGCTGGATCAGGTCGGCCAGCAGTTCCACGCCGTCGTCCATGGGGACCCGCAGGTTCTTCTGGATCCGGATGTCGTAGGGGCCTGGTACCAGGCCGGGGAGGGTACGGGTCTGGATCCATCGGGAGAACCGCCGGCTCATGGAGCACTCCTCAGGTGGGACCGGGGGGCGAGGGCGTCGCGCAGTCGTTCCAGGGCGGGCAGGGCGGCGGCCAGGGCGGCCCGGTCCGCGTCGGTGAGGGTGGCCGCGGCGGCCGCGACGATCTCGCCGCCGGCCCGGTCGAACC of the Actinoplanes sichuanensis genome contains:
- a CDS encoding methyl-accepting chemotaxis protein, producing MAILRRMRLAGRLGGAFTMVLVLLGVAVGIGGWGLTRQSESADHLQRMLHLMHQVDEQKYYNGDISGWQIAYVWDTRRMNPAKAVGPDSDNRKGFLADLELLLQLLKDTDTAAMTDAERAGFAKLVDLWQKFKSTDDQMVALYAAGRVDEGDALLLKDSYAVYFEIITVTGELVTSVVGRADQAAQEAQDEAAYLRTVMIVVFVLSVIAAVLCTIAVTRSVTGPIGRLVEVLRGMARGDLTVRPDTTGSDEVAVMSRAVDEAVAGVKTTVAEIVENGGRLTDASDTMRRVSHQIDSAIAEADQQAGLAAAAANGVSGNVHTVAAGTEEMGSAITEISRNAADAAQVATDAVAAARATSETINRLGESSAQIGDVIETITAIASQTNLLALNATIEAARAGESGKGFAVVASEVKDLAQETARATEKISQQIAAIQSDTGQAVTAIDEISRIIEQISDFQTTIASAVEEQSATTSEMTRGVSEAANGVTDIANSIASVAHGTASSREAVGEVARTAEDVQALADRLRASAGRFSI
- a CDS encoding STAS domain-containing protein, translated to MRIVRLDDGGTTRLILRGELDLDTGDMFQDQVARALADRPGELVVDIGGLTFCDSSGIDVLIGAQQAAGRAGIGFRTTMPRGIVLRSLTVTGVLPFLIGPGSDREPAGGRP
- a CDS encoding ATP-binding protein, whose translation is MSELTAHLDVPLDRGAPAAARRAVTAVLAGWGFRDTDWLDAAAVVVSELVTNAVRHGGGCVALALESHDERVTVSVADGSSVVPRRRAPDDAGGRGIALIEALSEGWTVENYRGGKRVLVQLVPCPRGGAA
- a CDS encoding ATP-binding protein, whose protein sequence is MASVLVVEDNPEHQAVIAEVVRRLGHSATLAGDGREGLAAAIAERPDLVVADVDMPHLDGIRMCRALREHPVTATVPVVLITAYLPPGDTSLASAEADAVVPKPFSVRELSETLRTCLESPPARHDPAFTEALLRSLDAGVVACDLDGRLVVINQAVRDFFGDESLGVPARDWAERFGLRRHDGSPLPPDEVALYRALGGEEIRHDGVLAHDRQNRRRWFAINARPVRDAGGQILGAVAAVHDVTAEHHQHQYERCKTEVLKALVHAPDADRAGTEVLRAISGELGWPYLRLWLVDPVTDRLRPAATHLAEGAPPIQLPAVLDRGQGLAGSCWAGGEPIWVPDLLAPDLPVTVEAEHYRAAVAVPVRSADNVIGVLSSFTVEHQEPDPALTVLLSGIAGHIGGYLERRRAEELSHQLAASIGEYIALVGHELRTPLTSIGTYTDLIAEEDDTTTVGEVRELLGVIERNNARLRSLVERLLDLSALEAGHAQLTVGDVDLAAVVTEALPDAPIRTDLPARLVIPGDRARLRQVAENLIGNAVKYSPDGATVHVALAADDDAAVLTVSDAGIGIPSGERDRLFARLYRATNARHSGIPGAGLGLALSRAIVELHRGTITLSGNDGGGTVATVRLPRRSGTSGPARREHRDETLRGNH
- the pflB gene encoding formate C-acetyltransferase, with translation MLGGNMDAWRGFAGTTWRTGIDVAGFIHDNVRPYDGDAAFLAGPTARTTGIWSKLSEMFAVERANGIYDADATTPSTITAHAPGYIDREAELIVGLQTDAPLRRAIMPFGGLRMVEGGLKAYGRELDPDVKKVFTTYRKTHNEGVFDAYPADVLAARRSHIITGLPDAYGRGRIIGDYRRVALYGVDRLIEERKAIKVALDARLSVADVIRDREEISEQIRALGELKTMAASYGFDIAGPATTAQEAVQWLYFAYLGATKEQNGAAMSLGRTSTFLDVYLARDLDEGRITEEFAQELIDDFVIKLRIVRFLRTPEYDELFSGDPTWVTESIGGIGADDRPLVTKTSFRYLQTLYNLGPAPEPNMTVLWSQRLPLGFKEFCAQVSIDTSSIQYENDDLLRPYLSDDAAIACCVSGMRVGKDMQFFGARANLAKALLYAINGGRDEISGAQVAPASHPLNDDVLDYDEVSLAFDHTLDWLAEVYVDALNVIHYMHDKYAYERLEMALHDYPVHRFLATGIAGLSVAVDSLSAIKHAQVKPVRDETGLVVDYEVDGDYPTFGNNDDRVDSIAVELVDRFMEKIRRQPMYRGAEPSLSVLTITSNVVYGKHTGNTPDGRRLGEPFAPGANPMNGRDKHGLVAAALSVAKLPYRSARDGISLTITSTPDGLGRTKDEQVGNLVGVLDGYTDGHGFHMNVNVLDRATLEDAMEHPEKYPQLTIRVSGYAVNFVRLTKAQQRDVISRTFHGSL
- the pflA gene encoding pyruvate formate-lyase-activating protein translates to MTGSVHSFDVSTGVDGPGTRFVAFLAGCPLRCQYCHSPDTWYRRSGREMGADELMTEISRYERFIKVARGGVTLSGGEALQQPDFVREIFTRCHERGLHTALDTSGYLGAKASDELLDVTDLVLLDIKSGDEETYHQVTRTGTLQPTIDFAHRLADRGIPIWIRFVLVPGLTDTVANVEAVARIAASIPTVERVEVLPFHRLGAAKYAALNQPFPLADTPAPSAELLDRVRAQFRSHGLTVY
- a CDS encoding DUF3237 domain-containing protein; the encoded protein is MTAPAVPGLEAAFDVEVRLGPMEDHGTTRAGHRRVVPIVGGRVSGRFEAEILPGGADWQIVRPDGGIEIDTRYSARTAAGAHVYLRTFGVRSGRPEILEALLRGDPVPPSDYYFRIGVRLETADPALSHLEQSIFVASAIREANTVRYTAYRVT
- a CDS encoding CocE/NonD family hydrolase yields the protein MSRRFSRWIQTRTLPGLVPGPYDIRIQKNLRVPMDDGVELLADLIQPIGSDEDLPVVLIRGPYGRSGPVAGEAKALARYGFPVLFQSCRGTWGSGGTFTPQVDEQRDGIATHRWVRAQPWCTGRVVTFGPSYMGYTQWAVAGRLQRDDPDNAPDALCLVVTMPDFGAITWDNNAFALRNALGWSQMMSRMIRREMLPLLLGMLRPDRRLLRGFGTLPLLDGDVAATGRRIHWYQDWVTHEKLTDDYWTSQSHTASVTDVTAPVYMITGWYDIFLPWQLRNHAQLTAVGRAPRLTIGPWGHSARELGATAVGEAAAFLKEHFSGTATERPALVRAFRTGSGQWHDLPSWPPPGVTGRTWHLHETGRLHADVPDGGVTGYVYDPDDPTPAVGGPSLEPRQGPVDNAAHESRPDVAVFRGDVLTEPVTIAGTPVARIRFRSSRPSADVFVRICDVHPDGRSMTVCDAIRRVRPADGDFQEVAIELWPAFHTFAAGHRISVQVSSGAHPRYARNPGSDEPAASASETHRAEQEISHDPARPSHLRLPVWAPHPVESA